From Chryseobacterium gallinarum, one genomic window encodes:
- a CDS encoding sensor histidine kinase, with protein sequence MSFILLAYRAFISRIIQEKNTRHKAEVLHQKKLVLENIRAQEEERKRIAVMIHDDIGNRLNILSLWLNNLDTKGDELIKKNIYTQMSSLIDAARSISHTLYPVNLESVGLVLYVEELIANLSHKINISLQVMPGYEKKDLFIEVQLYRIIQEFTTNVIRHSTATDVWIYIKDYPQNMAVVISDNGQGFDYEQVKKGMGIKNIESRIKSMNAAHKWKNTFLNKGSRLIIKIPKT encoded by the coding sequence GTGTCTTTTATTTTGCTCGCGTACAGAGCTTTTATCAGCAGGATCATACAAGAGAAAAATACCCGGCATAAGGCTGAGGTCCTTCATCAGAAAAAGCTGGTACTGGAAAATATAAGGGCCCAGGAAGAAGAGCGAAAGAGAATAGCGGTGATGATTCATGATGATATCGGAAACCGGCTAAACATTCTTTCTTTATGGCTCAATAACCTGGATACAAAAGGAGATGAACTGATTAAGAAAAATATTTATACCCAGATGTCTTCCCTGATTGATGCAGCCAGAAGCATTTCCCATACCCTGTATCCCGTCAACCTCGAATCTGTAGGGCTGGTATTGTATGTGGAAGAACTGATCGCTAACCTTTCCCATAAAATCAATATTTCTTTACAGGTAATGCCCGGATACGAAAAGAAAGATCTTTTTATAGAAGTACAGCTATACCGGATTATCCAGGAGTTTACTACAAATGTTATCAGGCATTCCACAGCAACAGATGTATGGATCTATATAAAAGATTACCCGCAGAATATGGCGGTTGTAATCTCAGATAACGGCCAGGGCTTCGATTATGAACAGGTGAAAAAAGGAATGGGAATCAAGAATATTGAATCCCGTATCAAGTCTATGAATGCTGCCCATAAATGGAAAAATACTTTTTTAAATAAAGGAAGCCGTCTAATCATAAAAATTCCCAAAACATAA
- a CDS encoding phospholipase effector Tle1 domain-containing protein, translating into MNKNSDDNSVISVGIFFDDTGNNGMNVLSPDKLLDNNESYYGAFTNIYKLYSLFIGDERLYIEGIGTVTGSEDNNFAMATCANPPYGNGYSSDDKLQKAENFVQEIFSRGHGEYHFYLYGFGRGGMLVRTFCNRLLAHYSTEYIKIRFLGVFDTVESKPFNTYDLSLSQKVERSLHLCAVNESRFFFPLTGFFENSKAMLDQQYRSGDVVWKEIFVPGAHADVGGGYLDGPQSVFISTDFINAEDVRNYISDIRNAKTDAGGIRIWDALLSGYRIKKGDTYSQAYITRDKVYHDLSKVYGKLMLEETNDTSVVFSTDTGLYFEQGSGKHAFLSHFYTELRNYAKYLLPEMKPVYDYEKFTNYIHISSNFGLYSEALLKKSHQEINAELINNGLNVSSSTVLNKDNQTRLSVELHLPEDSFVADFLYGTNVPNNDIWIRSIVKSTVTQKVIQ; encoded by the coding sequence ATGAATAAAAATAGTGATGATAACAGTGTGATTTCTGTAGGTATTTTTTTTGATGATACAGGCAACAATGGCATGAACGTCCTGTCTCCGGATAAACTATTGGATAATAATGAAAGCTATTATGGTGCTTTTACTAATATTTACAAGTTATACAGTTTATTTATTGGAGATGAAAGATTATATATTGAAGGAATTGGAACGGTAACAGGAAGCGAAGATAATAATTTTGCCATGGCAACCTGTGCTAATCCACCTTATGGTAATGGCTATTCTTCTGATGATAAACTCCAGAAAGCAGAAAATTTTGTGCAGGAAATATTCAGCAGGGGCCATGGGGAATATCATTTTTATCTCTACGGATTTGGCAGGGGAGGAATGCTGGTGAGAACTTTTTGTAATCGGTTGTTAGCTCATTATTCTACAGAATATATCAAAATCAGGTTTTTGGGAGTTTTCGATACAGTAGAATCCAAGCCTTTCAATACCTATGATCTGAGCCTGTCTCAGAAGGTAGAACGTTCACTGCATCTTTGTGCCGTTAATGAATCCAGGTTCTTTTTTCCGCTCACCGGTTTTTTTGAAAATTCAAAAGCCATGCTGGATCAGCAATACCGAAGTGGTGATGTCGTATGGAAAGAAATCTTTGTTCCCGGTGCTCATGCTGACGTAGGCGGAGGATACCTGGATGGGCCGCAATCAGTGTTTATTTCAACAGATTTTATCAATGCTGAAGATGTGAGGAACTATATTTCGGATATCAGAAATGCCAAAACCGATGCAGGAGGAATCCGGATCTGGGATGCCTTGCTTTCCGGTTACCGGATTAAGAAAGGAGACACCTATTCTCAGGCTTATATTACCAGGGATAAAGTTTACCATGATCTCTCGAAGGTATATGGAAAACTCATGCTTGAAGAAACCAATGACACATCAGTAGTTTTTAGTACAGATACTGGTCTGTACTTTGAACAGGGCAGTGGAAAACATGCCTTTCTTAGCCATTTTTATACAGAGCTCAGAAACTATGCAAAATACCTGTTGCCGGAAATGAAACCTGTATACGACTATGAAAAATTTACAAATTATATCCATATTTCTTCCAATTTCGGACTGTATAGTGAAGCTTTGCTGAAGAAATCTCATCAGGAAATTAATGCAGAACTGATCAATAACGGACTGAATGTTTCCAGCAGCACGGTTCTGAACAAAGATAACCAGACAAGACTTTCTGTAGAGCTTCACTTACCCGAAGATAGTTTTGTTGCAGATTTCCTGTATGGAACCAATGTTCCTAATAACGATATCTGGATCCGTTCTATTGTAAAAAGTACGGTTACCCAAAAAGTAATCCAATAA
- a CDS encoding histidine decarboxylase has translation MKNLTPEDKNRIDELKNHLQERKNHLLGYPVTLNFDYSLLYKFLQYPVNNAGDPFYMDGSHHMNTHSIEREVIHFFANLLKAPENNYWGYVTNGSSEGNLYALYLAKRLYPGGVVYFSEESHYSIEKNIDILGLNYQKVKSQPHGEIDYKDFEEKILLHQDQPAIIIANIGTTFKEAKDDIKPIQDILGKCKVKKYYIHCDAAFCGSYAQFLSPKPHFDFSEGADSIIVSGHKFLGSPIPCGIIIVLKHNKERISNYVDVLDSLDDTITGSRNAITPLIIWYMIRTVGTEGIHHQLNECLNLAAYTQIKINHLGIKALRNPNALTIIFPRVSKALQYKWQLAAHGAFSHLIIRPGITKDMIDSFITDLKNDVNYRK, from the coding sequence ATGAAAAACTTGACACCAGAAGACAAAAACAGAATTGATGAATTAAAAAATCATTTGCAAGAAAGAAAAAATCATCTATTGGGATATCCTGTAACACTTAACTTTGATTATTCTTTGCTTTATAAATTCCTTCAATATCCTGTAAACAACGCCGGAGATCCGTTTTATATGGACGGGTCTCACCATATGAATACGCATTCTATAGAAAGAGAGGTCATCCATTTTTTTGCCAATTTACTAAAGGCGCCGGAAAATAATTATTGGGGGTACGTTACCAATGGCAGCTCAGAAGGTAATCTTTATGCACTTTATTTAGCCAAGCGTTTATATCCCGGAGGGGTGGTTTACTTTTCTGAAGAATCCCATTACAGTATTGAAAAAAATATTGATATATTAGGCTTAAATTATCAAAAAGTAAAATCCCAGCCTCACGGAGAGATAGATTATAAAGATTTTGAAGAGAAAATCTTGCTCCATCAGGATCAGCCTGCAATCATCATTGCCAATATTGGGACCACCTTCAAGGAGGCAAAGGATGATATCAAACCTATCCAGGACATTTTAGGCAAATGCAAAGTAAAAAAATATTATATCCACTGTGATGCTGCATTTTGTGGGAGTTATGCCCAGTTTTTATCTCCAAAACCGCATTTTGATTTTAGTGAAGGAGCGGATTCTATTATTGTAAGCGGACATAAATTTCTAGGGTCCCCTATTCCCTGTGGAATAATCATTGTACTAAAGCACAATAAAGAAAGAATTTCAAATTATGTGGATGTTCTGGACAGTTTAGATGATACGATTACCGGATCACGTAATGCCATTACTCCTCTGATAATATGGTATATGATCAGAACCGTTGGTACAGAAGGAATTCATCATCAGCTTAATGAGTGTCTTAATTTAGCGGCGTATACCCAGATCAAAATAAACCATCTTGGAATTAAAGCCTTGCGCAATCCGAACGCCCTTACAATAATTTTTCCCCGCGTAAGCAAGGCACTCCAGTATAAATGGCAATTGGCAGCTCATGGTGCATTCAGCCACCTCATTATCAGACCGGGAATCACAAAAGATATGATAGATTCTTTTATTACAGATTTAAAGAACGACGTCAATTATCGGAAATAA
- a CDS encoding DUF5715 family protein, which produces MRKLLCVVFVPFIYNLHYSQTAKKAFPCYDLTSVLKVEPTALYRPHIDASKSFGVQLLKDSKTVQKYINNGKFHKIKKTGKGYRVLKLDYSRAYMVSKAKATLEKIGARFSKDTKGGTFTVSSITRTLEDQCRLRKVNSNASLGISSHNYGNSFDISYIRFNNVLKYNPKMEAALEKVLKYYVNAGRIYYIKEKQQSCYHITVRNY; this is translated from the coding sequence ATGAGAAAGTTGCTTTGTGTGGTCTTTGTGCCTTTTATTTATAACTTACATTATTCGCAGACAGCCAAAAAAGCTTTTCCCTGCTATGATCTTACATCGGTATTGAAAGTGGAACCAACAGCTTTATATAGGCCTCATATTGATGCGTCGAAGAGCTTTGGGGTACAATTGTTGAAAGATTCTAAAACAGTTCAGAAATATATCAATAACGGGAAGTTTCACAAGATTAAAAAGACCGGAAAGGGATACCGTGTTCTGAAGCTTGATTACAGCAGAGCTTATATGGTTTCTAAAGCTAAAGCTACCCTCGAAAAGATAGGGGCCAGATTCAGCAAAGACACGAAAGGCGGAACATTTACAGTTTCTTCCATTACGCGGACTCTTGAAGACCAGTGCAGGCTGAGAAAGGTGAATTCGAATGCTTCACTGGGAATAAGCTCACATAACTATGGAAATTCATTTGATATTTCCTATATAAGATTCAATAATGTTCTTAAATATAATCCGAAAATGGAAGCGGCGTTGGAGAAAGTTTTAAAGTATTATGTGAATGCTGGTAGAATTTATTACATAAAAGAAAAGCAACAAAGTTGTTATCATATTACTGTAAGGAATTATTAA
- a CDS encoding UDP-2,3-diacylglucosamine diphosphatase: MLKTTINLEPGKKVYFASDQHFGAPTPQASKVREEKFIRWMDEIKEDAQVLFLMGDLFDFWHEWKHVVPKGYVRVLGKIAELKDRGIHIYFFVGNHDLWMKDYLEEEIGCTVFYQKQYFEMGGKQFLLAHGDGLGPGDKGYKRMKKLFTNPVAQWLFKWLHPDIAMKIALYLSQKNKMISGEEDKAFLGEEKEFLIIYSKEKLKTEKIDYFIYGHRHLPMVLDLEPGSKYINLGDWISYFTYGVFDEDFELKVFGK, from the coding sequence GTGTTAAAAACAACAATCAATCTAGAACCCGGAAAAAAAGTCTATTTTGCTTCAGACCAGCATTTTGGAGCGCCAACTCCTCAGGCAAGCAAAGTGCGTGAAGAAAAATTTATACGCTGGATGGATGAAATCAAAGAAGATGCCCAGGTTTTGTTTTTAATGGGTGATCTCTTTGACTTTTGGCATGAATGGAAGCATGTAGTTCCAAAAGGATATGTTCGTGTTCTGGGAAAAATTGCAGAACTGAAAGACCGGGGAATTCATATTTATTTCTTCGTAGGAAATCATGATCTGTGGATGAAGGATTATCTGGAAGAAGAAATAGGATGTACTGTTTTTTATCAGAAGCAATACTTCGAAATGGGAGGAAAGCAGTTTTTGCTGGCCCATGGTGATGGATTAGGCCCCGGAGACAAAGGATATAAAAGGATGAAAAAATTATTCACCAATCCTGTGGCCCAGTGGCTTTTTAAATGGCTTCACCCGGATATTGCCATGAAGATCGCATTGTATCTTTCCCAAAAAAATAAAATGATTTCAGGGGAAGAAGACAAGGCTTTCTTAGGAGAAGAAAAAGAATTTTTAATTATTTATTCCAAAGAAAAGCTGAAGACGGAAAAAATTGATTATTTCATCTATGGGCACCGTCATCTTCCAATGGTGTTGGATCTGGAGCCCGGTTCAAAGTACATTAATCTCGGTGACTGGATTTCTTACTTTACTTACGGGGTTTTCGACGAAGATTTTGAGCTGAAGGTGTTCGGAAAATAA
- a CDS encoding 6-pyruvoyl trahydropterin synthase family protein: MIRITKIFTFETAHVLYNYDGKCKNMHGHSYKLFVTVKGRPINDIENPKNGMVVDFGDIKSIVKSEIVDVWDHAVLVNALSPHKELGDDLETRGHKVIYCSFQPTCENMLYAIAAKIKSKLPDGISLAYLKLHETENSYGEWFAEDNQ; this comes from the coding sequence ATGATACGTATTACAAAAATTTTTACATTCGAAACAGCTCACGTACTGTACAACTACGATGGGAAATGTAAAAATATGCATGGACATTCCTATAAGCTGTTTGTGACAGTAAAAGGAAGACCCATTAATGATATAGAAAACCCTAAAAACGGGATGGTGGTTGATTTTGGAGATATCAAAAGTATCGTAAAATCTGAAATTGTAGATGTATGGGACCATGCGGTTCTTGTGAATGCTTTGTCTCCACATAAAGAGTTGGGTGATGATCTTGAAACCAGAGGACATAAAGTGATCTACTGCAGTTTCCAGCCAACCTGCGAAAATATGTTGTACGCTATAGCAGCCAAAATAAAATCAAAACTTCCGGACGGAATTTCTTTAGCTTATCTTAAACTTCATGAGACTGAGAATTCTTATGGAGAATGGTTTGCAGAAGATAACCAATAA
- a CDS encoding acyl-CoA thioesterase, translating into MKLVHQKQIQVTEEHIDQNNHVNNVQYVHWVEEIAAEHWDLLKQKTEYANDAWMLLDHHIQYKKQAYLNDIITIKTYPESPEGAKQPRKVEFYCNDRLLVNSSTLWVLFDPETKKIKRLENDWLEKLT; encoded by the coding sequence ATGAAGTTAGTACATCAAAAGCAGATACAGGTGACTGAAGAACATATCGATCAGAATAATCACGTCAATAATGTGCAATATGTGCACTGGGTGGAAGAAATAGCAGCAGAGCACTGGGACCTTCTGAAACAGAAAACAGAATATGCAAATGATGCCTGGATGCTTTTAGACCACCATATTCAATATAAAAAGCAGGCTTACCTGAATGATATTATTACCATCAAAACATACCCGGAATCACCGGAAGGAGCAAAACAGCCCAGAAAAGTTGAGTTTTATTGTAATGACCGGTTGCTGGTGAATTCCAGTACCCTATGGGTTCTATTTGATCCGGAAACAAAGAAAATCAAGCGCCTGGAAAATGACTGGCTGGAAAAACTGACCTGA
- the aqpZ gene encoding aquaporin Z, giving the protein MKKLFAEFFGTFWLVFGGCGSAVFAAGVPDIGIGLLGVALAFGLTVLTMAYAVGHISGGHFNPAVSFGLLAGGRFPAKDLIPYIVAQCLGAIVAAACLYTILNGAGAVDFSQPGAFATNFYGEAVYNGKAFSMGAAFLAEFLLTAFFLIVIMGATDRWANGKFAGIAIGLALTLIHLISIPITNTSVNPARSLSQAVFTGGLAMSQLWLFWAAPILGGVVGGLIYKFLLQRDTAEITD; this is encoded by the coding sequence ATAAAAAAACTTTTTGCTGAATTTTTCGGCACATTTTGGCTTGTTTTCGGAGGTTGTGGAAGTGCTGTCTTTGCAGCCGGCGTTCCCGACATTGGCATTGGACTTTTGGGAGTTGCCTTAGCTTTTGGTCTCACTGTTCTTACAATGGCTTATGCTGTAGGGCACATTTCCGGAGGCCATTTCAATCCCGCTGTTTCTTTCGGACTTCTGGCAGGCGGCAGATTTCCGGCAAAAGACCTTATCCCTTATATTGTAGCCCAGTGTCTGGGAGCTATCGTTGCAGCGGCTTGCCTATACACCATCCTTAATGGTGCCGGAGCAGTTGACTTCTCACAACCGGGAGCGTTTGCAACCAATTTTTACGGAGAAGCTGTTTACAACGGAAAGGCGTTCAGTATGGGAGCAGCATTCCTTGCTGAGTTTTTATTAACAGCCTTTTTCCTTATTGTGATTATGGGGGCAACAGACAGATGGGCTAATGGTAAGTTTGCCGGTATTGCTATCGGGCTTGCACTTACTTTAATTCACCTGATCTCCATCCCGATTACCAACACTTCTGTAAACCCCGCAAGATCTCTGTCACAGGCAGTTTTCACAGGCGGGCTTGCCATGTCGCAGCTTTGGCTGTTCTGGGCAGCTCCTATTTTAGGGGGAGTAGTAGGTGGATTGATTTACAAATTCTTACTTCAAAGAGATACCGCTGAAATAACAGATTAA
- a CDS encoding response regulator transcription factor — MSSQIKIALIDDEQLILEGVKMLLSNEKNISVCLTSDNGSSFIESLDKLSKHDFPDIALVDVQMKPMNGFELVEILKEKYPDLKIIILSSHYKTSILGYMVKLGVSAFLPKNSNRKTFIDAITMVDKNGVFFTAEDHQMLFTYMNGSAKKNSLFESEDELSEREKDVVKLICQEFTNNEIGEKLFISPRTVESHRQRILEKIGARNTVGIVIYAIVNNIHPLEKI, encoded by the coding sequence ATGAGTTCCCAAATTAAAATAGCCCTGATTGATGATGAACAGCTGATCCTGGAAGGAGTGAAAATGCTGCTGTCAAATGAAAAAAATATATCAGTATGCCTCACCTCAGATAACGGGTCCAGTTTTATAGAATCACTGGACAAACTTTCAAAACATGATTTCCCGGATATTGCCCTTGTAGATGTTCAGATGAAACCAATGAACGGCTTTGAGCTGGTAGAGATTCTGAAAGAAAAATACCCGGATCTTAAAATCATTATCCTTTCTTCCCACTATAAGACATCTATTCTTGGTTATATGGTGAAGCTGGGAGTCTCTGCCTTCCTTCCTAAAAATTCAAACAGGAAAACTTTTATTGATGCGATCACAATGGTAGATAAAAACGGTGTGTTTTTTACAGCGGAAGACCATCAGATGCTGTTTACTTATATGAATGGTTCTGCCAAGAAAAACTCACTCTTTGAAAGCGAAGATGAATTGTCTGAGCGTGAAAAAGACGTAGTAAAATTAATCTGCCAGGAATTTACCAACAATGAAATCGGAGAAAAATTATTTATCAGTCCCAGAACTGTAGAAAGCCACCGGCAGCGTATTCTTGAAAAAATTGGTGCCAGAAATACAGTAGGCATTGTTATTTATGCTATCGTTAATAATATCCATCCTTTAGAAAAAATATAA
- a CDS encoding LuxE/PaaK family acyltransferase, with product MKNIFNIQTEQDFLAESLKTFRYQYDHVEIYRKFVDFLKINPDEVDGLEKIPFLPIEMFKNHQILDKNVTADLFFQSSGTTRMNLSRHFIADQGLYEESIYKSFEQFIGKPEDFIFLGLLPSYLERQNSSLIYMVDYLMKKSDRPENGYFLYNHADLFDLLNSLQGQKVILFGVSFALLDFLDYCLQSDKSFSFLENLVVIETGGMKGRKEEMTKDELLKILQDGFKTHRIYSEYSMTELLSQAYSLGNNEYECPAWMRIMIRNAEDPFSYEKEGRTGAINIIDLANIHSCAFIATQDLGKITGNKFQVLGRIDHSDIRGCSLLVS from the coding sequence TTGAAAAATATATTCAATATACAGACAGAACAGGACTTCTTAGCTGAATCACTGAAAACGTTTCGTTATCAGTATGATCATGTTGAAATATACAGGAAGTTTGTTGATTTTTTGAAAATTAATCCTGATGAGGTAGATGGTTTGGAAAAAATACCGTTTCTCCCGATAGAAATGTTTAAAAATCATCAGATTCTGGATAAAAATGTAACAGCTGATCTTTTCTTTCAGAGTTCGGGAACGACCCGGATGAATCTTTCCAGACATTTCATTGCGGACCAGGGCTTATATGAAGAAAGTATTTATAAAAGTTTTGAACAGTTTATCGGCAAACCTGAAGACTTTATTTTCCTTGGGCTGCTTCCAAGTTACCTGGAGAGACAAAATTCATCATTGATTTACATGGTAGACTATCTGATGAAAAAGTCTGACAGGCCGGAGAACGGATATTTTCTTTATAATCATGCCGATCTTTTTGACCTTTTAAATTCCCTGCAGGGTCAAAAGGTTATTCTTTTCGGGGTTTCTTTTGCGCTGTTAGACTTTTTGGATTATTGTCTGCAAAGTGATAAATCATTCAGTTTTCTGGAAAATTTAGTAGTTATTGAAACCGGTGGAATGAAAGGCAGAAAAGAGGAGATGACAAAAGATGAGCTTCTGAAGATTCTTCAGGATGGTTTTAAAACCCATAGGATTTATTCCGAATATTCTATGACAGAGCTTTTATCACAAGCCTATTCCCTTGGAAATAACGAATACGAATGTCCTGCCTGGATGAGAATCATGATCAGGAACGCAGAAGATCCTTTTTCATACGAAAAAGAAGGAAGAACGGGAGCTATTAATATTATTGACCTGGCCAATATCCATTCCTGTGCTTTTATTGCGACTCAGGATCTGGGGAAAATAACAGGAAATAAATTCCAGGTATTAGGAAGAATAGATCACTCGGATATCAGGGGTTGCAGCCTTCTGGTGAGTTGA
- the aceA gene encoding isocitrate lyase — MKTKQEQIQAIEQDWLTNPRWNGVKRPYTAEEVLKLRGSYKIDYTIATEMSKKLWDKLNSQDYVAGLGALTGNQAVQEVDAGLEAIYLSGWQVAADANLSGEMYPDQSLYPANSVPSVVKKINNALLRADQVQSVSGTGNKEYLVPIIADAEAGFGGNLNAFELMKQMIEAGAAGVHFEDQLSSAKKCGHLGGKVLVPTQEAVNKLIAARLAADVSGVPSLIIARTDADAADLLTSDIDDRDKKFVTGERTSEGFYVVRNGVEQGIDRGLSYAPYADLIWMETSNPDLEQARKFAEGIHAKFPGKMLAYNCSPSFNWAAKLSVEEMSTFREELAKMGYKFQFITLAGFHALNTAMFELALAYKERGMAGYSELQEREFALQQKGFRAVKHQSFVGTGYFDEIQNIVTNGSSATVAMKDSTETAQFH, encoded by the coding sequence ATGAAAACAAAACAAGAACAAATCCAGGCTATAGAGCAAGATTGGCTGACTAACCCTCGTTGGAACGGAGTGAAGAGACCTTACACGGCAGAAGAAGTTTTAAAACTGAGAGGCTCTTATAAAATAGATTATACCATCGCAACGGAAATGTCTAAAAAGCTTTGGGACAAATTAAATTCCCAGGACTATGTAGCGGGGCTTGGTGCATTAACCGGTAATCAGGCTGTACAGGAAGTGGATGCAGGACTGGAAGCAATATACCTTTCAGGGTGGCAGGTAGCTGCAGATGCAAATTTGTCCGGAGAAATGTATCCGGATCAATCTTTATACCCTGCGAATTCCGTGCCTTCCGTCGTAAAGAAAATTAACAATGCTTTATTAAGGGCAGACCAGGTTCAGTCAGTAAGCGGAACAGGAAATAAAGAATACCTGGTACCGATTATTGCTGATGCAGAAGCAGGCTTTGGTGGAAACCTGAACGCTTTCGAACTGATGAAGCAGATGATCGAGGCAGGAGCTGCCGGGGTGCATTTTGAAGATCAGCTTTCTTCTGCAAAAAAATGCGGACACCTGGGAGGAAAAGTATTGGTCCCTACCCAGGAAGCAGTGAATAAACTGATTGCAGCACGTCTTGCAGCAGATGTATCAGGAGTTCCGAGCCTTATCATTGCAAGAACGGATGCTGATGCCGCAGACTTGCTAACCTCAGATATTGATGACAGGGACAAAAAATTTGTCACCGGTGAGAGAACTTCCGAAGGATTTTATGTAGTAAGAAACGGAGTAGAGCAGGGAATAGACAGAGGATTGTCCTATGCGCCTTATGCAGATTTAATCTGGATGGAAACTTCCAACCCTGATCTGGAACAGGCAAGAAAATTTGCAGAAGGAATCCATGCCAAATTCCCGGGAAAAATGCTTGCTTATAACTGCTCACCTTCGTTTAACTGGGCTGCAAAACTGAGTGTTGAAGAGATGTCTACTTTCCGTGAGGAGCTTGCCAAAATGGGGTATAAATTCCAGTTTATCACATTAGCAGGTTTCCACGCTTTGAACACAGCTATGTTCGAATTGGCTTTAGCATATAAAGAGAGAGGAATGGCAGGATATTCAGAATTGCAGGAACGTGAGTTTGCCTTGCAGCAAAAAGGGTTCCGAGCGGTAAAACACCAGTCTTTTGTAGGAACAGGATATTTTGATGAAATCCAGAATATTGTTACAAATGGTTCATCTGCAACAGTTGCCATGAAAGATTCTACGGAAACTGCACAGTTTCATTAG